The Coffea arabica cultivar ET-39 chromosome 10e, Coffea Arabica ET-39 HiFi, whole genome shotgun sequence region TGTGAAGCTTACTTCTGGACTGGCTTTTGTACAGGAGGAAGAGGACGAATGTGTTTAATGGCCTAAATTATGTCTGCTTCTAACCCTTTTCTAATTAGAGACACTGCCAGGGGTTTTAAAAGTGAAGCTGTTTTTCTGGTTCATAGAGTAATAAGCAGTATGAAACCAGCTCCGCTCAGCCCAGCTGAGAGTTAGGCTGCCAGGGAGAGACTTAAACCTCTAggtcaaccaaaaaaaaaaaaaagtaagaagtATGAAATATAGTtggaaaaattgcataaatagtCCTCACACATTGTATTTATACTCTTTTttatccctcacttttaaaatgaagcaacaTTCTTCCTTCATGTGCACAAAGTACACCATTTTGGTCCTTACATCCATTTCTAGGTCTTTTTGACAGAAAAAACGTCACATGCTTGCATGAAACAGTAATTTCACGGGTCAAAGGGTATTACATCCATTTTTgttcaaaatataaaaatttttagattCTCAATCTATCATAAAGGACTTGAACTCCCAACTTCGAATCATGACCTAAGAtatatttcatttgtttcttagtttctttttatttttttaatcacgTTTGGCTATATCTTATTCTCCTTCTTCTTTGTTGGGTTCTCTGTgttatttgtcatatttttaaatatatttgtcATATTTTTTCTATATTTCTTGCCCTTTTCTTGTTACTGCAACTAGTATTTggtcactttttttttaaccatttaaaagtattatttctttttttggttaagTTTCTTTATCGGAATTtagaattttctcattttacaaGTCCTATAGATTTTTTctaaaacttgaaatttttgtAATTATTAATTTTACTAGGCGTATGTATTTGGGGGAGAATGGCGTCTAATATCTTTTGTACTCCTAAAACTATTATTGCATGGTGGCATGGGCATTTATTGGGAAAAGTGACCTAAAATGGATATAAGGACTAACATGATACATTTTGTCTATGTGAAGGATGAATTTACAACATTTTAAAATGAGGGACCAAAAAGCTATATTCAAGATATGTGAGGGACTATTTCCATCATTTTCCCGACATGGTTTACATAATTTTTTATCTTTGCCCACATTGTaacggaaagaaaaatttttcaaattccaaGTCATAACCTGATAAAGCAATTTGCATTACAAAATTCACAAGATGGAGACGTAGGTTGCCATGTACAACGAACCGGTAATAAAATAGCCTTTGTGTCGTGTTCCAGGAATGTGATCATCATTGTCGCTAATGGTCTAAAGACTTATTAAATATATGGTCGTGAACTGAACTGAGCTACAATGTTTCTAAACTCGGAGCGGACAGTGAATCGAAAAAACTTTCGATTCGCGGTTCGAGTTCaaagatttaataattttttatttattttaacattaaaaattttgaataaaactaaaatatttattttataaaaaaaatttaatgaaaattgATAGAACTTTTCCATATTTATTGATTCAACCGGTTCTTGACCAATTCAATTAATCTTTAGGTTATTCATTGAATTGGGCCGATGACTTGACTGGTTCAAGGTTCAATCGATCGAACCGACTGGTCCAATCTGATTTTCAAAACACTGCTAAGTTGAGGTGTTATGAAAGAGTTATTTTAAAATAGGGTGTTTTGAAAGATGAATTAAGGACTTGTAAAGTAAAATGGGTTGGGAGCTTGTGCGTCCCGTTTCATATACGGTTAGCACTGTGGGTACTCCACTCGCAAATACAATACACCATCCATCCCAAGTTGTTTATCACattttgaaatttcaacctCTTAAAAACTGACTTCATAGTTTGTTTTCAAAGTTGtactttaaaattcaaattgtaaatttaaatttagtaTTAAATATAGATAAAAGTGAGAATATTTGACTTTTGATAAGACgacaaatattttgaaatattctaAAATAAAAAGTATGATACTTTTAATGACAAAACATgatatttttaatgattttCGTGACACTTTCAATGAAATTGAAGGAGTACTAGCCTAAAATCCATGAATCTTTTACGAAATAGCTACTGGTTGAGCCTTTTCGAAACAACTGTTGAGCTTTTTGTGTTGAGTCAAAATTTAGCACCGGCCTCAATACAATGAACACTAGTCTAACACACTTACTACACACGATAGTGTCATTATTGAAAGGAATTAAAAAGGAGggtgaatttaaaaaaaaaaaaagtaagaaatctGTAGGAAAAAAGTAGTTCAGATAAACATAACAGCAACGACGTATAAGCTTCAAAATCCACATCTTAATTCTTACATCAAGCTATTTGGATTGCGAATTAGATCATAACGAAATGAAGGTCAATACAGGTTATTCGAACAAATTTGTACTTGGTCCACATCATAGCTCTTACAAGATAATAAATGTAATTGGTGACAGGTTGTCCGAACCAATTTGAAGAATATTCCATGTTGAGACTTCTTTAGAATAAAATAGAGGGAAAATCGTTAAAAACATCTcttatattttgtaaaatgacttttttcgttccttatttttaaaaatataattttatgtcaattacAAATTCATATTAGTTAAGTTTGGTTCCTACCTAAGTTTTCAATTAGTTTTTTGTCGAGATCTActacgtgccttgcacgtgattattttttaggaaaaaaattatcaaatcaaatttcacATAATCCGATCCATAATcattcacatttcataaaataaattttttcatccttcattgATAATTTGTACGAATAGCTTTTTTTAAACCCACGgatatatctatttaattttacttaaacaatatgaatagcatgtaatatatttatatttgatttcacctacaATTATAATTAGCTTgttcaggtaaaatcaaatagagatatattacatactattcaggtgaaatcaaataaatatatatatgagttttcaaaaataagaaaaaccaTTCGTACATATGATTAATGAGGGATGAAAcaaattattttgtgaaatgtgagagattaTAAATCAGATTATGTGAAATGTGATTTGACATTTGgtcctaaaaaatgatcacgtacAAGATACGTGGTGAATTCCattcaaaaattaattaaaaacttaGTTAGGAACTAAATTTGACTAATGTGAATTTATAAGGGACgtgaaattatatttttaaaaataaagaatgaaaaaattattttatacaATGTGAATGACTTTTTGACGATTTTCCCTTCAAACGTAAGTATAGTCGCACCAAACGATTGACAGATACAGCAAATCACTTTCCCTgcctattttcctttttatagcaAATCTCTTTTTGCAGATGAAGTATAAGTTTTATAACGAACAGGTCTACTAATGCAGACAAACAACTTTTTGTTGCTTAGATTTCAAAGTGTTTACACTTTCCATCCCTTGAACTCGTTGATAACATACCTTTCCTAATCAAATGTCTTCTGCAACGTGATTTGATTAACTTTTTCTGTCTTTACCAACCAGCCATTTTGTTCGTTTTCCCCAGGTGTAATAAACTAAGAGATGGTAACGAGTAATGACAGGTATATCAATGAGTCAAACATTTAGCACCGGCCTTAATACAGTGGACGTGGAAAAAAGCGCGCATCTTTCACATATCCAATGCCAAGGCTACGGGCCtgcggttttttttttgtggggtttttattttattttattttatttttaaagaaaagcaATGACAGTTTCACTAGTGGAAGAAGTTTGATACTCTGTTAATGATAAAATAACGTGGGAGGGAACAAGCATCCTACAATAAGGCATACGATCATCTGTAGCTGAACTTCTGCTGCTACAAAACTGCAATCCAGATTTCGCGATCTAGCAAAAGATAATCCCTCTTGTAAGTATTTTTGTACTCCACTAGCTTTCAATTTAATcttgttattgttattattatctttcttttttttttcttaaaaaaaaaattatagggTCAAGCTATTCTGTTGATTTTGTGTGACTACTCGGACTTAGTAAGATAAATCCAGAACAAGGGTTGTCATAATTCAAACTTAAATCATTGCAAATCAACTACAGTTAATACAATTAAATGTGAACACATCATTCATGGATGAGGAGAGAGAGATGAGGATGGCacattttccttttaatttcCAGTAGTTACTTGTGTTCTTCAAGAACTACACAAAACAGATCTGTATTTTATGTTCATAGGCCGGAACAGGGCATAGCCAGACCTCGAATGAGGGTGAGTTGTTGCCTCCCATCTCGAACCCTTACCGGGTCAATAAGAAATTTGATATGCAACTCAGGAAGTCTGAATTGTTCAAGAAAGTCTGCCACTTGAATTCACCCAATTTGCCAGGATTTTCTTAATTGCTTTCAAAACTCAAAATTGGTTAAGGTTTTGAGCCCCACATCTAAAGCGAAGAATTCTTTGGGCATAAAGGTCAAAATTGATGAAGGCAAGAATGGTTTTTGTAGATTTGCAACTTCTGTGGGCTGTATACTAAATTTCTGTGTtacaataacaaataaaagagcTGCCATCTGAGATTGAACTCTATCAATTTTACATGCAAGTGGAAAGAAAAGGAGTGTTATACTCGAGCctgtttcattatattttgtttTCTAAAGGGGAAATGAAATATCTTAACTTGCTACGCTGTAGAATATTCAGCACTGGAAAAAGGAAATATATGGTTTGAAGTCAGTCAATGAGAACTAACTAGCAGCTTCAGggaacttaattttttttttttgtaactttctttagaaaggaagagagagacTTTCTCAGGATACCAGCTATGTAGAATATACATGCAGTTATATGCTAGATGTGTCAGATTTGATGTAAGGAAAGTCTCATCTCATAAAGGAACTGTTAAGTTTCAGGAACCTAGTTGTCAATTAACTAGTTTAAGAATTTTAATTTCAGCTGTCCTTGACAGTACTTTTTAAGTGATTTGGGAAAAGAAATATATTAAGATTACTAAGAATAAATATTAAGCATCTTGATTAACTGGAAGAGAGATTTGGCTTTGGCAAGGAAAGGGTTGTAcctttgaagaaaagaataagATTCAAatggactttttttttcttctcctttttggGGTGAAATAACGACAGTTCCCAAATTAGTATCCACATCAACATTGTGACCCTGACACGTTCAGTAGCTTGCACATCCATAGGCACAAACATGTATTCTTGTttttagctaaaaaaaaaaggtattctTGTTTTTAAAGGATGAGTTATGTTTCCTCTTTTCTGCTTTTCGTCTGCTAGTGATCTAATGTTACATTAGAAATCTGTCAGAAATTGAAATGCTACTGCCTCGATTTATTAGTCTTGATTggttttatttcttgttttaccATATACTTGCATTTCGAATTTGGCTGAAATTCAGTTCATGTTTCTGCAAAGAAGCAAAAGTATTTTCtggttgtttttctttctctgtttaaccatatttccttttcttgtatTCTTGCTGTTGCTAAAGATTCAAGAGGTAATCATATGTTTGATTCATATAAAACTGAGGCTGAAATTCATTTCATGTTTCTGCAAAGAAGCAAAAGTATTTTCTGGTTGTCTTTCCTTCTCTTTTAACCATGTTACCTTGTATTTTTTCCGTTGTTGAAGATTCAGAGGTAATTATTGGTTTAAATGACCGAATTTTGTACCAAAAACTGAGCGCAGGTCTATATTCAACTATTACGTTTGCTTAAATACATTCTACCACTATAAAAAAACGAAAGAGACAGAGAGAAAGAAGTAGAAATGGCTTATGCAGATATAACTGCTCTTCTTGAAAACCTTGAGTTTCTACTGCAATCCGATCCACATCCCATCCTTCATTACAAGGAACAAGTTGAGTCTCTCCACGACAAAGTCAATCTTCTGCGAGGCTTTCTGGAGGAATCTGAGAAGAGATATGATCGTGGAAGCATGAAACATTTGGATCTGGAGATCAGAGATGTGTTCTATAAAGCAAGAAAAGTCATTGATTCAAAACTGTTAAATGTTTATGCAGCCAAAAGTGCAAAAAGTTGGAAAAAGGCTCGGAGGATCCTTCGCCGGAGTTTGCGAAAATTAACAGAGAAAGTTGATTTTATACTGAAAAAACTCAacaaaattagtcaaaaaagaaagaatgctGCCAGCGCAGATTTACAAGCTGGAGGACCTGTGCTTGGCGGTTTTTCTCGCCGTGTATACATGGAAAACCATGTTGTGGGTCTTAATAATGACTTGCAAATAGTTAAAGATCAACTCACTCAGTCACCTTTGAGACTGGAAACGATCCCCATAGTAGGGATGGGAGGCGTAGGAAAGACAACTCTAGCTAGAAGACTTTATGAGGATCCTTCTATTGTACTTCACTTTCATGTTCGTTTGTGGGTAACTGTTTctcaagactttcaaatcagaATACTTTTGCAAGATCTTTGCCAGCTTGGTAATGATAATGAGATGAATAATGCAGACTTAGCTGAGCATCTATACAAAAGTTTAAAGGGCAGGAGGTATCTAATTGTTTTGGATGATATTTGGTGTACTGAGGCATGGGATGCTGTAAAAAGCATTTTTCCAGATGATAACAATGGAAGTAGAATCATATTAACTAGCCGGCTCAAGGAGGTGGCTGTTCATGCTAACCGTGAAAAACCTCATCACATCAAGCTTTTAGACCCAGTTGACAGTTGGAAATTACTGCATCAGAAGTTGTTTGTTGACGAAAGATGTCCCCAAGAGCTGGAGGAAGTTGGAAAAGAAATTGCAGCAAAATGTCAAGGACTACCTCTGGCAATTGTTGTGGTTGCAGGGTATCTCCTAAAAATTGACAGGACACGAGATTGCTGGGATAATTTTGCGGATAGTGTGGCTTCATATGTAACTGGAGACCCACAACAGTGTTTAGACATAATTGCATTGAGTTACAACCAATTACCTCCTCCTTTGAAAGCATGCTTCCTTTATTTTGGAGCCTTCCCTGAAGATCGTGAAATCCCAGTGTCAAGACTGATTTACTTGTGGGTTGCCGAGGGATTTCTAAAGCAAGTGACAGGGAAAAGCTTGGAAGAGATAGCTGAAGAATGTCTGATGGATCTCATCGATAGAAACTTAATTCTGGTCAGGAGAGTGTCCTATGGCAGAATAAAAACATGTATCATCCATGATATATTGCGGGACTTGTGCTTGAGAGAAGCTGAGAAAGAACATTTCATGCACGTGGTTAATCACAACAGCCATGTTTTTCATGAAGGCAAAACCAATGCGCAACGTCTCAGTTTCCATATGGATTGTAGCTTCCCCATTCTTTCTACCACTCACATAGATTCTGTTCTGTGCTTTAGTCGTTTTTCAATGTACTCCTGTTTCAGGCACTCTGCATTCAAGCTGCTCAAAGTGTTGGACATCATCCGCTCTGCATTAAATTGTTTCCCTGTTGAGATTCTACAACTTGGTAACTTGAGATTCCTTGCGTTATCAGTCACTGAGCTTCCATCAACTATATCCCACCTTTGGAATTTGCAAACTCTGGTTCTTAACATTTATTCTGGATGCACGTCTTTACCATGGAAACTGTGGACAATGCAGCAGCTAAGGCATCTCCATTTCAATTTCTGCAGTTTTCTGCCCAATCCTGCAGGGGCAGAAATTAATGGACAAGGTGATTTAGTCCTGCGGAACCTACAAACACTCTCCAAATTGAGCTTCTCAAGTTGTACCATGCAAGTAATTGCTAGCCTTCCAAATCTAAAGAAGTTGGGATTATATGAAACTGCAGAAGCACACGTAACTGAAAAACTTTGGCTTGATCGTGTCTTCCCATCTGGTAACTTGTTTAGTTCAGTTTACCCCATTCAGAGCAACTGCTGGTCCTATATCAGTAATGTTGCTCAACTACATCAACTTGAAATATTAAAACTGAACTTTATAAACTTATTTGCTGAAGAAAGACGATGGGTTCCCTGTGTGGATGAATTTCCTCCAAACCTGAAGAAGTTGACTCTAAGTTCCAGCTACCTACCATGGAAAGATATGAATGTTCTTTCTATGTTGCCTAATCTTGAAGTGCTCAAACTGAAAAATAATGCATTTGTAGGATCAGACTGGGAACAATATGAAGAGGGGTTTTCCCGGCTAAAGTATTTGCTTATTGATGAGACAGATCTTGTCCATTGGAGAGCAACCAGTACTCAATTTCCAAGTCTTAAGCACCTTCGCCTTTTTCGCTGCCGCTGCCTTAGAGAAGTTCCTCTTGATTTTGCTGAAATTCCTTATCTCCAGATAATTGATGTATACGGTTCCTATGATGCTGTTAGGTCAGTTATGCAAATTAAACAAGAACAAGAAAGTGTGGGAAATGATGATCTTCTTGTTCGTTTTGACTCTGCAGTTTAAGAAAGGAGGAATGAGACATTGTTTCTCACTGGTACATTTCCTTCAACAGCATCTACCTTTATTAGTTTATACCATAATTTTTGTGTCATTATAATGGAGATTCAACACATAGGCTGTAAATCCCAATTGACAATTGCGGGAAATTAATTTTCTGAAAGTATCAGTATGGCATCTAGTCCTGGAAATCTGAAACTTGTCTTCAGTATTGTTATCCATATGATTTTGTATGGTGGAGGCATGCAACGCTGCATTTAAACAGCATGATCTTTCAATCTATATTGTAAGTATAGGTAGGCAGTGTCAATGGAGCATAGCATCCGTGCATTTGCTTCTGGGCTCTTACTTCTTCATTAGATGGCTTCTGAAAGTATCAGTATGT contains the following coding sequences:
- the LOC113712390 gene encoding putative late blight resistance protein homolog R1B-16 isoform X3: MKHLDLEIRDVFYKARKVIDSKLLNVYAAKSAKSWKKARRILRRSLRKLTEKVDFILKKLNKISQKRKNAASADLQAGGPVLGGFSRRVYMENHVVGLNNDLQIVKDQLTQSPLRLETIPIVGMGGVGKTTLARRLYEDPSIVLHFHVRLWVTVSQDFQIRILLQDLCQLGNDNEMNNADLAEHLYKSLKGRRYLIVLDDIWCTEAWDAVKSIFPDDNNGSRIILTSRLKEVAVHANREKPHHIKLLDPVDSWKLLHQKLFVDERCPQELEEVGKEIAAKCQGLPLAIVVVAGYLLKIDRTRDCWDNFADSVASYVTGDPQQCLDIIALSYNQLPPPLKACFLYFGAFPEDREIPVSRLIYLWVAEGFLKQVTGKSLEEIAEECLMDLIDRNLILVRRVSYGRIKTCIIHDILRDLCLREAEKEHFMHVVNHNSHVFHEGKTNAQRLSFHMDCSFPILSTTHIDSVLCFSRFSMYSCFRHSAFKLLKVLDIIRSALNCFPVEILQLGNLRFLALSVTELPSTISHLWNLQTLVLNIYSGCTSLPWKLWTMQQLRHLHFNFCSFLPNPAGAEINGQGDLVLRNLQTLSKLSFSSCTMQVIASLPNLKKLGLYETAEAHVTEKLWLDRVFPSGNLFSSVYPIQSNCWSYISNVAQLHQLEILKLNFINLFAEERRWVPCVDEFPPNLKKLTLSSSYLPWKDMNVLSMLPNLEVLKLKNNAFVGSDWEQYEEGFSRLKYLLIDETDLVHWRATSTQFPSLKHLRLFRCRCLREVPLDFAEIPYLQIIDVYGSYDAVRSVMQIKQEQESVGNDDLLVRFDSAV
- the LOC113712390 gene encoding putative late blight resistance protein homolog R1B-16 isoform X2; translated protein: MAYADITALLENLEFLLQSDPHPILHYKEQVESLHDKVNLLRGFLEESEKRYDRGSMKHLDLEIRDVFYKARKVIDSKLLNVYAAKSAKSWKKARRILRRSLRKLTEKVDFILKKLNKISQKRKNAASADLQAGGPVLGGFSRRVYMENHVVGLNNDLQIVKDQLTQSPLRLETIPIVGMGGVGKTTLARRLYEDPSIVLHFHVRLWVTVSQDFQIRILLQDLCQLGNDNEMNNADLAEHLYKSLKGRRYLIVLDDIWCTEAWDAVKSIFPDDNNGSRIILTSRLKEVAVHANREKPHHIKLLDPVDSWKLLHQKLFVDERCPQELEEVGKEIAAKCQGLPLAIVVVAGYLLKIDRTRDCWDNFADSVASYVTGDPQQCLDIIALSYNQLPPPLKACFLYFGAFPEDREIPVSRLIYLWVAEGFLKQVTGKSLEEIAEECLMDLIDRNLILVRRVSYGRIKTCIIHDILRDLCLREAEKEHFMHVVNHNSHVFHEGKTNAQRLSFHMDCSFPILSTTHIDSVLCFSRFSMYSCFRHSAFKLLKVLDIIRSALNCFPVEILQLGNLRFLALSVTELPSTISHLWNLQTLVLNIYSGCTSLPWKLWTMQQLRHLHFNFCSFLPNPAGAEINGQGDLVLRNLQTLSKLSFSSCTMQVIASLPNLKKLGLYETAEAHVTEKLWLDRVFPSERRWVPCVDEFPPNLKKLTLSSSYLPWKDMNVLSMLPNLEVLKLKNNAFVGSDWEQYEEGFSRLKYLLIDETDLVHWRATSTQFPSLKHLRLFRCRCLREVPLDFAEIPYLQIIDVYGSYDAVRSVMQIKQEQESVGNDDLLVRFDSAV
- the LOC113712390 gene encoding putative late blight resistance protein homolog R1B-16 isoform X4; the encoded protein is MAYADITALLENLEFLLQSDPHPILHYKEQVESLHDKVNLLRGFLEESEKRYDRGSMKHLDLEIRDVFYKARKVIDSKLLNVYAAKSAKSWKKARRILRRSLRKLTEKVDFILKKLNKISQKRKNAASADLQAGGPVLGGFSRRVYMENHVVGLNNDLQIVKDQLTQSPLRLETIPIVGMGGVGKTTLARRLYEDPSIVLHFHVRLWVTVSQDFQIRILLQDLCQLGNDNEMNNADLAEHLYKSLKGRRYLIVLDDIWCTEAWDAVKSIFPDDNNGSRIILTSRLKEVAVHANREKPHHIKLLDPVDSWKLLHQKLFVDERCPQELEEVGKEIAAKCQGLPLAIVVVAGYLLKIDRTRDCWDNFADSVASYVTGDPQQCLDIIALSYNQLPPPLKACFLYFGAFPEDREIPVSRLIYLWVAEGFLKQVTGKSLEEIAEECLMDLIDRNLILVRRVSYGRIKTCIIHDILRDLCLREAEKEHFMHVVNHNSHVFHEGKTNAQRLSFHMDCSFPILSTTHIDSVLCFSRFSMYSCFRHSAFKLLKVLDIIRSALNCFPVEILQLGNLRFLALSVTELPSTISHLWNLQTLVLNIYSGCTSLPWKLWTMQQLRHLHFNFCSFLPNPAGAEINGQGDLVLRNLQTLSKLSFSSCTMQVIASLPNLKKLGLYETAEAHVTEKLWLDRVFPSGSDWEQYEEGFSRLKYLLIDETDLVHWRATSTQFPSLKHLRLFRCRCLREVPLDFAEIPYLQIIDVYGSYDAVRSVMQIKQEQESVGNDDLLVRFDSAV
- the LOC113712390 gene encoding putative late blight resistance protein homolog R1B-16 isoform X5 is translated as MENHVVGLNNDLQIVKDQLTQSPLRLETIPIVGMGGVGKTTLARRLYEDPSIVLHFHVRLWVTVSQDFQIRILLQDLCQLGNDNEMNNADLAEHLYKSLKGRRYLIVLDDIWCTEAWDAVKSIFPDDNNGSRIILTSRLKEVAVHANREKPHHIKLLDPVDSWKLLHQKLFVDERCPQELEEVGKEIAAKCQGLPLAIVVVAGYLLKIDRTRDCWDNFADSVASYVTGDPQQCLDIIALSYNQLPPPLKACFLYFGAFPEDREIPVSRLIYLWVAEGFLKQVTGKSLEEIAEECLMDLIDRNLILVRRVSYGRIKTCIIHDILRDLCLREAEKEHFMHVVNHNSHVFHEGKTNAQRLSFHMDCSFPILSTTHIDSVLCFSRFSMYSCFRHSAFKLLKVLDIIRSALNCFPVEILQLGNLRFLALSVTELPSTISHLWNLQTLVLNIYSGCTSLPWKLWTMQQLRHLHFNFCSFLPNPAGAEINGQGDLVLRNLQTLSKLSFSSCTMQVIASLPNLKKLGLYETAEAHVTEKLWLDRVFPSGNLFSSVYPIQSNCWSYISNVAQLHQLEILKLNFINLFAEERRWVPCVDEFPPNLKKLTLSSSYLPWKDMNVLSMLPNLEVLKLKNNAFVGSDWEQYEEGFSRLKYLLIDETDLVHWRATSTQFPSLKHLRLFRCRCLREVPLDFAEIPYLQIIDVYGSYDAVRSVMQIKQEQESVGNDDLLVRFDSAV
- the LOC113712390 gene encoding putative late blight resistance protein homolog R1B-16 isoform X1, with product MAYADITALLENLEFLLQSDPHPILHYKEQVESLHDKVNLLRGFLEESEKRYDRGSMKHLDLEIRDVFYKARKVIDSKLLNVYAAKSAKSWKKARRILRRSLRKLTEKVDFILKKLNKISQKRKNAASADLQAGGPVLGGFSRRVYMENHVVGLNNDLQIVKDQLTQSPLRLETIPIVGMGGVGKTTLARRLYEDPSIVLHFHVRLWVTVSQDFQIRILLQDLCQLGNDNEMNNADLAEHLYKSLKGRRYLIVLDDIWCTEAWDAVKSIFPDDNNGSRIILTSRLKEVAVHANREKPHHIKLLDPVDSWKLLHQKLFVDERCPQELEEVGKEIAAKCQGLPLAIVVVAGYLLKIDRTRDCWDNFADSVASYVTGDPQQCLDIIALSYNQLPPPLKACFLYFGAFPEDREIPVSRLIYLWVAEGFLKQVTGKSLEEIAEECLMDLIDRNLILVRRVSYGRIKTCIIHDILRDLCLREAEKEHFMHVVNHNSHVFHEGKTNAQRLSFHMDCSFPILSTTHIDSVLCFSRFSMYSCFRHSAFKLLKVLDIIRSALNCFPVEILQLGNLRFLALSVTELPSTISHLWNLQTLVLNIYSGCTSLPWKLWTMQQLRHLHFNFCSFLPNPAGAEINGQGDLVLRNLQTLSKLSFSSCTMQVIASLPNLKKLGLYETAEAHVTEKLWLDRVFPSGNLFSSVYPIQSNCWSYISNVAQLHQLEILKLNFINLFAEERRWVPCVDEFPPNLKKLTLSSSYLPWKDMNVLSMLPNLEVLKLKNNAFVGSDWEQYEEGFSRLKYLLIDETDLVHWRATSTQFPSLKHLRLFRCRCLREVPLDFAEIPYLQIIDVYGSYDAVRSVMQIKQEQESVGNDDLLVRFDSAV